One Nicotiana tomentosiformis chromosome 1, ASM39032v3, whole genome shotgun sequence genomic window, tatatgagtgttaatacaacaaaaataaacatcgtaatacaaaagaaaattgaagtttaccactcgtcttgtggattatgtaaactaggagaaaaattatttcctcgctcctcattcgctcgtggagataagtttagatcaggccaaactctttcagtcggaacctgttcggctaaaactgctccaaaataaccacccgatgactgagggatatccctgctttgcgcaacctcattattgcgaacgtcttcagccttgacgtacattttcaatatttttattaCAAGAAATTttcggtattcatccggagtcctcaaaaaatatctcagagtttcatcgtcctcgatgttaaactcagcataacaagcaaccccttgcggagtgacagaatacggatatcttccggttactttaaggttcaccgaatgTTTGCTCACtctcatttttttacataacaacgataccaatttatcgtactccattgtaagtggcaacttaacatgacactgtggagataaactataggttactgagttattcgccacTACAACCTCACCCCTCACCCCCCCTCCAAATATAATGAAACCTTTACTTTTCgttcttcagacattatgacaaaatacaaaataacttaacgaagaaatatttcagaagacttgAGAATATTTATGAATGGATTTTTAAAAAATTCTTAACCTCCTTAAATAGGATAAAAAACCAGTCTGGTGTACAATTTATTTTaggtatagcgccttaaataaGGGTGCTATACCCAgttaaattattgttatgtcagttaagcccaAAAGAATTATTTGTGGGCCCACAAAATATGTATAGCGCCTTAGTAAACGGCGTTATACTTGCCCGTCTTTTCAAATTcaagtataacgcccttttaaagggcgctataccttaacgggtaaacgaccgttaaggtatagcgccttttaaaagggcgttatacataTTTTGCTCACTATATTTTTTCACATATTTCGGtcgtttgagtccaaaagaaccacattttggttccggactcaaCAACATAGTAGGCATTTGGAGCCCGTTTGGCCATAACAAGTTTTTTCACTTTCcatcaaaatttcaatttttacttaaagatgaattttgaaatttttcgaatttgaaaaaaatacaaaagctgatattcaaaattttcactcagatcactcacaaaacttcaaaaataacccaaaattatattcatgtccaaacacaactctaattttcaaataccatttttattttttaaattttttttacaaTTCTTATGCCCAAACGCCCACTTGGACAAAAACATTGgtattttttaaaacaattagtatttggagttaagttgaaaaatgatatttgagatttgaaattatatttggacatacatttcacttgaaaaaataatGCAGTTTCGTGGGTGAGAAAAACTTTTTTCCAAAAAACTTTTGGTTTTCGAAAAACTCGCTTTCGAAAAATCTCcaaaaacttataaattttcatggTCAAATACGTTTTTAAAAAAGAATACCGAAAAAAAAAATCTATAGAAAAACAGGTCCGTAATCCATTGAAATTGGAGATTTTTTACCATCATTAATCTTTTATACTAACATATATTAATAACCTCCAAAAGGATGGCTATTTGGTACACTCAATAAAAATGCAATGATAGTATAATTTTTTATAGTATTATTAATGTATGTAAgttaaattcatatttttataagCTGTTTCTAGTTTAGTCCTAatttgtttgatataatttgaatgggtacaaattatattttaaaaaaagaagattttttgACATAAAGATAAATATGGATAACATATCAAAAGTCTTCTTGTGCAAATAGCCGCATAACAAAGTCATGTCAATGACAAAATAATGAGAATGTAAAAATGAatatttgagatgaaagataaCAATATAGGAGTTGTTATGGGCCGAATAGTGAACGGAGAGCAAATATAAGACATAAAAGGTATATTTGgatctttttctatttttattataaaaaatttGTCAATAGAAGAGGTCAGTCAGGTGCAATGTAGGCAGTCTACCCTAATACAAACATCAGTGACTAATTCCATAGCTCAAACTCGTGACCAATAGATTACACGAAGACAACTTTATCGTTGATAACCTCTAAGGTTTCCCTTCAAAAAATTTGTCAAGAGAATAAAAAATGATACCAATTAAACGAACTAAGTAGCATAAATTATATTGCGGTAAATAGAAAAATGTCAATCAAACATAGTGACCATAATTAATGAAATTCAAACTCGTAAACTAAATGTTGGATTTCTAATCTCTTATATACTGTTTTCCTAGGTGAGCAATTAAAAATGGAGCTATTACTATCCAGTATCCACTCCAACATTTATATGATTGCTTGACGCAAGCTGCAGCTCTTTTCTCCCCCCTTTTGCTCCTCTCATTTGCCTTGGCTTCAAAGTTTACACCAGAAAACCGTCCTTTCCTCTATTTAAAACACTCTTTTAAATCCTAACACCCTTTTATAATTCAAGAAATACTAATTATACTTATGGTGTAATCTAAAATTAATGTCTCCAACAAGTTCGAGTGTACTTAAAAGTAAACTAATTCTCATCATATACAACATTATATTATTAGTGGTATTATTTAAACATTTCTAAAGTGTTTTGAAGTCCATATAAATATGATTTAATTAGAAAATATAATACTGTTCGAGGAAGTAGCATAGCTGTCTATCAAGTGACCCACCACCAAAAGCTTCAACATTTTCTTATCTAATAGGAGTGAATTAAAGTAGAACTACTTTGTATGTAGTAATAAACCGCGACAAGTAGTCCTACCTACCTACCTTCTATAATTGAATAAATACCTACATATCTCACACACTCCAAATCTTTAGCTCTTTCTCTGCCTTCTCTTCTTCATTCCCCATACCCCACAAAATTGAAAAACTCTTTGCAGAAACAGAAACGGAAACTAAAGTTCAAAATTATGAGCAGTGGGCCGTGTGGTGCATGCAAATATCTTAGAAGGAAGTGCGTAAAGGGTTGCATATTTGCACCTTATTTTGACACAGAACAAGGTTTTGCTCACTTTGCTGCTGTACACAAGGTGTTTGGAGCTAGCAATGCCTCCAAGTTATTGCTTAGCATTCCGGCAAACAAGCGTCTCGAAACTGTTATTACACTCTGCTATGAGGCTCTTGCTAGAGTTAGAGACCCTGTTTATGGCTCTGTTGCTCACATCTTCACTCTTCAACAACAGGTGCTTGCTTTTTTTTTTAAGTAACTGAAAAATAAGACAATGTTTTTCTTAGTTTGTTGTTACTATCTTTGTGATCCTTGTTATTGATATTGCTTTTTTCTAGTCTATTGTCTAATGGAAATGGCCTCTTACACACTATCATACCAGACTCCACTTGTGAGACTTTATCTAATAAGACATGTTTTATGCTGTGACTTTTTCTTAGGTTCCTCTTTTCTTGCTAGTTCTACTTGTATTTTTCGCGAACTTGACCAAATAAAAgagaaattgtttttttttttttttttttggggtgaGAACCGACTAAATTAGAAATGCTGAAGTTAATAAAGGTGTGTTTACACGCGGAGTTGAAAACTTAAGAAGCACGGAGTAGACAATTGAAGTGTTGGAAAATGGAAGTGGATAATGGATATAGAGTTTTTCCCTGTATAGACCTTCTGTTTTTCTTTAAActcaatttttttttcctttggttAGTAAAAGAAAGATGGTCCTGTGCaaaaaaactcataaattttttaGATCAACTATGGTACTCCACTAGTTAATGTTTTTTAGCTGGCTGTTTGTATATATGAGCTGATTATTAGTGAAGACCCCCTATTTATTTTAAGCTAACATTTCTGAAATGATGCAAAATTTGTGTGAGAGTGCCCCTTTATTGGGTTTATGCTGACTTCTTCTATTACTCACAGGAAATATAAATTGGAATAATGTAATAGTAGTTGATTGATGTGGACTTTGTATTGTGTCTTTTTGCTTGCCGGGGCTAACAAGTAACCTTAATCAACTTTAGCAGCTCGAGAAATATTAAATACATCAATAATTTGACTTACCTGCTTTCTCCGATTTTTTGTCTTTCGTGGAGGTCTACAAAATATTGTTAAAAGCACTGAGCGGAAGTCTTGATTTGGCATAATATTCAATTCAGATGCGAATAGGTGTACATATATATTTGTATGAGTTTAATTTTTGCACACACTGACAGCGTACACATTTTTTTACACCATGCTATTGCAAGTTCTCCATACATATACAAATAgtaatatttaaaaaaacaaaatgtAAATATACAATTGATAGATCACATCTATTCTGAACCACTGAAAAATCTAATTGTTTGGTTTTCATATAATACGTGTAGGTTGTGACATTGCAAGCAGAGTTAGCTTATGTTCAAGCCCGTCTTTCTACCCTGCAATCTGCTTCTACAGAAGTGGCAGCAAGTTATTCTAACATATTATCGGTGTCTATGGATCCTTTGTTCGATACAACAGTTTTGCATCATGTGTTGGATCAACAACTGGACAACTGTGACCTCCATTCTGTAGCTAGAGATTTCGACTCTAGACACTAATCTTGAGTTAGGTTCGGGTCTTCAATAGCCATGACAAAGATACTTAACTTAGTTTTTAAGATTTCGACTCTTTTGTTTATATGTAATCTTTTTATGTTCTTCTCTAATCAATGCTAATTGTGCTTGTTTGATTCTTGTTAGGCCGTTTCAGCTTGTCCCCCAATTTCAACTTCGCCTTATTTTCATTTCCTTGTAATGTCAACCTGCATTAGTTTCACCatatattttattgaaataaaaggtTATGAGAATAAGAGAACCGAAAAGGGGATTATTTGGCTACTAATTGGGCTTGCAAATTTCCTAATAATTGACTCATGGACTTGGAGGAAATTATTGTAGAGATGACACCAGGTAGCCACTCTAAAAGGTTGCTATTTAAAAATTAGTCGGTGCAtcttgaattttaattttttcgggACAAAACTGTCCTTGATTGTCCTGAAGTTacgatttttaatttaaaattttaggaGAAAATAAATATtgactaattaagttatataTGTAATATTGACTAATTAAGTTATATTGTCCTGAATTATAGCAACTGTCCTTGATTGTCCTAATTATATGTCCTAAATATTGACAAAACTGTCATTGATTGTCCTGAAGAATGACTATCTGTGCACTTGTCCCGAAATTATTCAATCTTAGGAGTTGGGCGTGGCATTTATCAAAATTAATCCAGCTGAATGGAAAAACATTTTGGGCTTTTAACACATTTGGCTAGCTGaccaaaaataattacaatcGCAAGccaatatataaaatatacactaattatatatagaatatgtatattataatatatattatttatattttgtggCTATTATTTTTGGGAGCTGTTATACAATGTAAATTTCTCAAACATTTTCCTATGGTTAGGTGGGTACTCGTGATTCAAGAAGAAgtaagggatctttacacaaatagtcggtcatattaattatttactttttctatcatatacatagattataaattaattatacacatacaatgcataaattatgcatatattatacctcaaccgctatttttagtttaagttattgggtggacggctatttgggttaattcttcaagaAGAAATAGAGCAGAATTTCAAGGGCCAAGTAAGTTGCCTTCACTTGAGATTTTAACATGCTTGCTCCCTTTTTAAAAACTATTCTCATAAATGATAGTAGGCTTTGTTTATTCCAAAAAggatactttttaaaaaaaattatttttagcaCTTTCACGTTGATAACTCCATTAACTAAGGATCCCTCTACATTAATATACTTTTTACTACATTTCTTTTTCCCTCACTCTtcgataatttttttttcttccataaataaCACATACCCAAATATATCAAAGATTCTGAAAGAAGAACATCTCAAAAATAATTCCCtctccgaaatgagaattttagtttttttttttttttttgagtttttaactTTTTTCTGTACAATTTTAGTTTAACAAAAAATATACCTTTAATATATTTCAAGTATATTATATTGTGATAGTTTACAATATAAATATTCCATCAATatgtcatatatatatttttatatatatttataccacatatattccatcaatatagaaggaaaaaaaatatgtCACGTATATTGTTTATATATGGATAATTTCTACAAATATGCACGTTATATTAGTGCAAAATATAAATGatatattaataatatatatttaaatataaataaatgtATAAATAACATATGCATATATACATGGTTTTTCCTaaaaaatacatgatttataatataccacaaacatacattatatttttattctacaaaatatatgtattttatttctaTATAATATACAGATATATATTTTTTCTAGGATTAAGTTGAATAAAAAGGTCCatgtataaaaagaaaaaaatccgTTATGGAATGGATTGATggtatatatttaaatataaagaAGTGTATAAACAACATATGCACATATACATGAATTTTCCTAAAAAGACAtgatttataatatatatatatatatatatacacattatatttttttaatgaaatatatgtattttatttcttCAAAATATAAAGATGTATAATTTCGCTACATTACATTATATAAAAAGGTCCATGTAtggtaggggtgtcaatggatatttaaaaaccgactaaaccgaccgaACTGTACCGAACCGATATTTAGGTTTCTTTAAATAAAActataggtttttatataaatatataactgtaccgataattagggtagattttttattttatgaaaataaatcgaaaaaataccgaaccgtaccgaaaaaatttatatatgaaaaatatatttatatattaagtttaaaaataataaattattaaattttttctttggccttggaattatgaaagAGGTTACAAGTCAACAAATAACTAAACTCAAAATCCCAATTCTCAAAACTATTATGCTATTTCTACTGACactaaattattttcagcatGTTCACTAGCAATACACAAAGTATTATgacgattatgagtagcaaactacaatgtattggaTATGCTTCATtccgtatgatttagatttatctttttgaatatttaatcttctatagatttTATTCTTTagtcccaacttggttaatatctttccactcgtatgatttatatttttttttgtctttacttagtttcctttACGCtgctgtagaatagttgatggatctatactttagccatctttcatattttcactaTTCATCGttatttaaaaagtaaaaatatctagacagttttgctaagtcctattaAAGTatatatgttattgcattctacttatACTAgtgaattttacatgatatttaaaaaaatatcaaaaattagCCGAAccataccgataccgaagagaaaccgacatgattgggacgatttcgaaaagtctaattttggttatacattattaaataaccaaaaaattagtatggtataaattttataaaataaccggctgaaccgaaccattgacacccctaatgtatggaaaaaaaaaaatctgTTATGGAATGGATTGGTTTCCAACAAAAACATAAAGCATGTTATGGATCGAAgagaaaaaatatggaaagatattAAATACTAGGAATGCCTTTTTAAGCAGCTTCATTCTTGCCGATTTGAATTGAATGAAATCTgctatatgtataaatattttactgCCATATTTGTTAATCATTAATTAATGCTAAACTTTTATATTATGTTTTTAATAGTTTGCTATTAATGAAAGTAGCTCCTAATAAGAAAATTATTCGCGTTAATTTCATTATTTTCACTTAACTTTTAATTTATTACACTGAAATTACTAATCTATATTTTTATAACACAAAGTCACTTAATTTTACCTAagtatcataaaaataatatttatattcaCTATTACCATGTCTTATTTTTTTCCCCTCCTATTAAATATTTGTGATATTTAGGCAAAGTTAAATGATCTTTTCATTATAAAATTATTTAGTGACTTTATGTGACTAGGTCAAGTCATGAATAACAGAAAATTAAAAATGTACATATCTTTAAGCTCTCGCGTGTGACATGGTAATTGATCGACACTTTCATTTCTCCTACTTCCACTTCATCTCTCGTATACTTCTTAATTCTTCTTTGAATAACAGTCTCGACCAccaagaaatttattattttatacgcAATAGCTTAAACGGtaaaattctcattcaaaatacTCCTTGATCATTTTTACATAAGGCTCTCGCCGTCCAAGATAGCTGATAATTTATCCTTCATACATAACAATTTTAAGataagaaactattttttttatcCTGAATACTTttaattctttttaattttgcctaaatatcataaaaataatatttatatccacTGTTACCATGTCTCATTTTTGTTCCTCCTATTAAAATTTTGTGATACCTAGGCAAGCGTAAATGATATTTtcactaaaaaaaaaaatcatttagtGACTTTTTGTGACTAGGCCAAGTCATGAATactagaaaattaaaaatacacaTAGCTTTAAGCTCTCCGTGTGACTTTTGTCTTATGACGTGACATATTTATTGATCGCGTGGCCTTTCCTTTCTCATACTTCCATTTTTTCTATGGTATACTCATTGATTCTTCTTAAAAGTGACTATCGTTTTATACGCAATATCGTAAACGATAAAAAAAATCTTTCTCATTCAGAATACTCCTTGATCATTTTTACATAAGACTTCCGCAATACAAGAGAATTAACAATCTATTCTTTTAACATAATATTCTCAGCCGCtcaaaaaaattaattatctaTTTTTCTGTAGGTAATATTTTAAACGATAAAGAAATCATTCTCATTCAAAATACTCCTTGATCGTTTTTACATAAGATTTTCGCCATCCAAGAGAACTGATAATATATCCTTTATACATAACAATTTGAAGATAAGATATGATTTTTCAATCCTGAATACTCTTAATTATTTTTACATAACATTCTAAGTCGCTCAAaagaattaaatatttttttttgtgtgtgtaatATTTTAAACGGTAAAGAAATCGTTCCTAAAATAATCCatgtcaacaacaacaacgatcCAGTAAAATTTTACTAGTGGGATCTGGGAGAATattgtgtacgcaaaccttacccctaccctgagggaGTAGAGAAGCAGTTTCCGAAAGATTCTCGGCTCAAGAATACAAAAAgataaaaagataaaaagataaaaaaaattagtATCATCCCATAAATCATAAGAAAAGtaacaacaaaataaaaacaagaagatagatgcaaagcaaaagtgaTAGCAGTAAATAGACTGACACTATGAGAAATAAATAGACTGACACTATGAGAAATAAAAGAGCAGTAAGAAACACATTACCCTTCACAACAAAAATTCTACTAGACTAGTCTCGCAAAGTTAGGCAGAAAGTAAATACTTAACTAGCTCATAACCAACGGAATCCATGTCAAAGGAAAAATTAAAAAAGATCCATCAAACATATTTTTGTCTCATCAATATGCAAGGCGGAACAAAGATCACAAAAACTCCCTTTACAAATTCATCATTCGAGACAGGAAAACCACGGATTGAAACAAGAAGATAAACAGTATGAAATTGAAGGAAATACAAACACATATAAAACGGGGCAAAGAGGCGCAAAACATTAGAAACAATTCAAAACTCACGAACTCACAAACAACAAAGGTAGTTGCATGTTTGACATGAGTCAAAAGGGTTGAAGTTCCACATAAGTCA contains:
- the LOC104099580 gene encoding LOB domain-containing protein 19-like, yielding MSSGPCGACKYLRRKCVKGCIFAPYFDTEQGFAHFAAVHKVFGASNASKLLLSIPANKRLETVITLCYEALARVRDPVYGSVAHIFTLQQQVVTLQAELAYVQARLSTLQSASTEVAASYSNILSVSMDPLFDTTVLHHVLDQQLDNCDLHSVARDFDSRH